In Gymnogyps californianus isolate 813 chromosome 1, ASM1813914v2, whole genome shotgun sequence, the following are encoded in one genomic region:
- the CCNA1 gene encoding cyclin-A1 → MRRTGEKSRAGRRELCPAVPRSGRRAVLGVLAENGQQRPGGQGAAVTRCFSGSENTIPSSGKDELPSRMVNAASKQGFAIYIDEPEQKENYSCQVAEELESSLCELDTSAMTSSIHLLLDLSTGSPMIVDTSFQSQPEDHMGDAVTLTVGEYAEEIHQYLREAEVRFRPKPYYMRKQPDITTGMRAILVDWLVEVGEEYKLRTETLYLAVNFLDRFLSCMSVLRGKLQLVGTAAILLAAKYEEIYPPEVDEFVYITDDTYTKRQLLRMEHLLLKVLAFDLTAPTINQFLLQYIQRHGVCIRTENFARYLAELSLLEADPFLKYLPSQTAAAAYCLANYTVNRSFWPETLAAFTGYSLSEIVPCLTDLHKACLDAPHCQLQAIKEKYKRSKYLQVSLLEPPAALPLQ, encoded by the exons ATGCGCCGCACCGGGGAGAAGagccgggcggggcggcgggagctCTGCCCCGCCGTCCCCCGCAGCGGCAGGCGGGCCGTGCTGGGGGTGTTGGCGGAGAACGGGCAGCAGCGGCCCGGCGGCCAG GGTGCTGCTGTTACCAGGTGCTTCTCTGGCTCTGAAAACACTATCCCTTCATCTGGAAAAGATGAATTACCCAGCCGCATGGTCAATGCTGCATCAAAGCAAGGGTTTGCTATCTACATAGATGaaccagaacagaaagaaaactacagCTGCCAAGTGGCTGAAGAGCTGGAGTCAAGCCTGTGTGAACTGGATACTAGTGCAATGACATCCAGTATTCACCTGCTGCTGGATCTGAGTACAG GATCCCCTATGATAGTGGACACATCCTTCCAGTCCCAGCCCGAGGATCACATGGGAGATGCTGTAACTCTGACTGTGGGAGAGTATGCAGAAGAGATTCATCAGTACCTCCGAGAGGCTGAA GTAAGATTCAGGCCCAAGCCCTACTACATGAGGAAGCAACCAGATATCACAACAGGAATGCGTGCCATCTTGGTAGACTGGCTGGTGGAAGTAGGGGAAGAATATAAACTGCGGACAGAGACTTTGTACTTGGCGGTGAACTTCCTGGACAGGTTTCTTTCCTGCATGTCTGTTCTCAGAGGGAAGCTGCAGCTTGTAGGAACAGCAGCAATTCTTCTGGCTGC gaaatatgAAGAGATCTACCCACCAGAAGTGGATGAATTTGTGTATATAACAGATGATACCTACACAAAGAGGCAGCTGCTAAGAATGGAACACCTACTTCTCAAAGTGTTGGCTTTTGACCTAACAGCCCCAACCATCAACCAGTTCCTCCTTCAGTATATTCAGAGGCATGGAGTCTGTATCAGGACAGAGAACTTTGCAAGG tATCTTGCAGAGCTGAGTCTCCTTGAAGCTGATCCTTTTCTGAAGTACCTTCCTTCAcaaactgctgcagcagcctACTGTCTAGCAAACTATACAGTGAATAGGTCTTTCTGG CCGGAGACACTTGCTGCATTCACTGGGTATTCATTAAGTGAGATAGTGCCTTGCCTGACTGATCTGCATAAAGCATGCCTTGACGCTCCCCATTGCCAACTGCAAGCGATTAAGGAGAAGTATAAGCGCTCAAA GTACCTGCAGGTGTCTCTTCTGGAGCCCCCAGCAGCTCTTCCTCTACAATAG